In Citrus sinensis cultivar Valencia sweet orange chromosome 4, DVS_A1.0, whole genome shotgun sequence, one DNA window encodes the following:
- the LOC102614463 gene encoding protein trichome birefringence-like 36 codes for MAKPAYKPQFLLLIGIFLCFFTGKSSQFGLETDEFWLNEEDSEVNMVQSRRDSSRHCDFTSGKWVYDPSYPLYDSNCPYLSTAVSCQKNGRPDSDYQKWKWKPHACSIPRFDALKFLAKMRRKRIMLVGDSIMRNQWESLVCLVQGVVPMGRKKVTYNGLSMAFHALDFETSIEFSWAPLLVELMKGPENKRILHLDLIEDNARYWRGADVLVFDSAHWWTHSEQWSSWDYYMEGKSVYKVMNPMIAYEKGLTTWAKWIDLNIDPRRTRVIFRSMSPRHNRENGWKCYKQRTPLAFFSHQHVPEQLVVLKEVLRRMRFPVYLQDITTMSALRRDGHPSVYRRAMGQEERQHSKDFSSDCSHWCLPGVPDSWNEMLSALL; via the exons ATGGCTAAACCTGCATATAAGCCTCAGTTTCTGTTGTTGATCGGTATTTTTCTATGTTTCTTCACCGGCAAGTCATCCCAGTTTGGCCTAGAGACCGATGAGTTTTGGCTTAATGAAGAAGACAGTGAAGTTAATATGGTCCAATCCCGACGTGATTCATCAAGGCATTGTGATTTTACTTCTGGCAAATGGGTTTATGACCCATCTTACCCTCTTTATGATTCTAATTGCCCTTATCTTAGTACTGCTGTAAGCTGCCAGAAAAATGGACGGCCAGATTCTGACTACCAGAAATGGAAATGGAAGCCTCATGCTTGTTCAATTCCAAG GTTCGATGCCTTGAAATTTCTTGCTAAGAtgagaaggaaaagaataatGCTTGTTGGTGATTCCATAATGAGGAACCAGTGGGAATCTCTTGTTTGCTTAGTGCAGGGAGTTGTTCCCATGGGGCGCAAGAAAGTGACTTACAATGGTCTTTCAATGGCCTTCCATGCCTTG GATTTCGAGACATCAATTGAGTTTTCTTGGGCTCCACTCCTTGTTGAACTGATGAAAGGACCCGAAAACAAGAGGATACTACATTTGGATTTGATTGAAGATAACGCAAGATACTGGAGAGGAGCCGACGTACTTGTGTTTGATTCAGCTCACTGGTGGACTCACTCGGAACAATGGAGTTc ATGGGACTATTACATGGAGGGAAAGTCTGTCTATAAAGTTATGAATCCGATGATTGCTTATGAGAAAGGACTCACAACATGGGCAAAATGGATAGATTTGAATATTGATCCTCGTAGAACCAGAGTCATTTTCCGGAGCATGTCTCCTAGGCACAACAG AGAAAATGGTTGGAAATGTTACAAGCAGAGGACTCCTCTGGCCTTTTTTAGTCACCAACATGTTCCTGAACAGTTGGTAGTACTAAAAGAGGTGTTGCGGAGAATGAGATTTCCGGTGTATTTGCAAGATATTACGACAATGTCAGCTCTTCGTAGAGACGGGCATCCTTCTGTTTACAGAAGGGCAATGGGTCAAGAAGAAAGGCAGCATTCCAAAGACTTCTCCTCCGACTGCAGTCACTGGTGCCTCCCTGGGGTGCCCGATAGCTGGAATGAAATGTTAAGTGCATTGCTCTAA
- the LOC102614750 gene encoding ACT domain-containing protein ACR12 isoform X2: MIHFISLTSPADFPNKEFVFREKIFLQLLSRNILFASVNGTNAVSPTPLKSDQDADYIPMPHVLIDQDSNSDATIVQLSFGDRLGALIDTMNALKDLGLDVAKGTVNTEGSVKQTKFFITRLDTGRKVEDPDLLERIRLTIINNLLKYHPESSEQLAMGEAFGIKAPEKKLDVDIATHIHVKEDGPKRSLLYIETADRPGLLVEIMKIIADVNVDVESAEIDTEGLVAKDKFHVSYGGAALNSSLSQVLVNCLRYYLRRPETDIDSY, from the exons ATGATTCATTTCATCTCATTAACTTCTCCCGCAGATTTTCCGAACAAGGAATTTGTCTTTCGAGAAAAAA TATTTCTTCAATTGTTAAGCAGGAATATTTTGTTTGCCTCTGTCAACGGTACGAATGCTGTGAGTCCAACCCCCTTG AAATCGGACCAAGATGCTGATTACATTCCGATGCCACATGTTCTGATAGACCAGGATTCGAATTCTGATGCAACAATTGTGCAACTCAGTTTTGGAGATCGTCTTGGAGCTCTCATTGACACG ATGAATGCCCTGAAAGACTTGGGATTGGACGTGGCTAAGGGAACTGTTAATACTGAAGGTTCAGTCAAACAgacaaaatttttcataacaCGGTT AGACACCGGGCGCAAAGTTGAAGATCCTGACTTGCTAGAGAGAATTCGACTTACCATCATTAACAATCTTTTGAAGTATCATCCA GAATCTAGCGAGCAACTTGCCATGGGCGAGGCTTTCGGGATAAAAGCTCCAGAGAAAAAG CTTGATGTTGATATTGCCACCCATATACATGTCAAGGAAGATGGGCCTAAGAGAAG CTTGCTTTATATAGAAACAGCCGATCGACCTGGATTACTTGTAGAGATCATGAAAATCATTGCTGATGTTAATGTTGATGTTGAATCCGCAGAGATTGATACAGAA GGACTTGTTGCCAAAGACAAATTTCATGTCAGCTACGGAGGCGCAGCATTAAACAGTTCTTTGTCTCAG GTGTTGGTGAACTGTCTGCGATACTACCTTCGAAGGCCAGAAACGGATATTGACAGTTACTAA
- the LOC102614750 gene encoding ACT domain-containing protein ACR12 isoform X1, with protein sequence MAFTATPLFSSTASSSSTALHRSKFLDSDFAAPFSHDSFHLINFSRRFSEQGICLSRKKNILFASVNGTNAVSPTPLKSDQDADYIPMPHVLIDQDSNSDATIVQLSFGDRLGALIDTMNALKDLGLDVAKGTVNTEGSVKQTKFFITRLDTGRKVEDPDLLERIRLTIINNLLKYHPESSEQLAMGEAFGIKAPEKKLDVDIATHIHVKEDGPKRSLLYIETADRPGLLVEIMKIIADVNVDVESAEIDTEGLVAKDKFHVSYGGAALNSSLSQVLVNCLRYYLRRPETDIDSY encoded by the exons ATGGCTTTTACAGCTACTCCTTTATTCTCTTCTACGGCGTCGTCTTCTTCGACTGCTCTCCATCGATCTAAATTCCTTGATTCCGATTTTGCCGCTCCGTTTTCTCATGATTCATTTCATCTCATTAACTTCTCCCGCAGATTTTCCGAACAAGGAATTTGTCTTTCGAGAAAAAA GAATATTTTGTTTGCCTCTGTCAACGGTACGAATGCTGTGAGTCCAACCCCCTTG AAATCGGACCAAGATGCTGATTACATTCCGATGCCACATGTTCTGATAGACCAGGATTCGAATTCTGATGCAACAATTGTGCAACTCAGTTTTGGAGATCGTCTTGGAGCTCTCATTGACACG ATGAATGCCCTGAAAGACTTGGGATTGGACGTGGCTAAGGGAACTGTTAATACTGAAGGTTCAGTCAAACAgacaaaatttttcataacaCGGTT AGACACCGGGCGCAAAGTTGAAGATCCTGACTTGCTAGAGAGAATTCGACTTACCATCATTAACAATCTTTTGAAGTATCATCCA GAATCTAGCGAGCAACTTGCCATGGGCGAGGCTTTCGGGATAAAAGCTCCAGAGAAAAAG CTTGATGTTGATATTGCCACCCATATACATGTCAAGGAAGATGGGCCTAAGAGAAG CTTGCTTTATATAGAAACAGCCGATCGACCTGGATTACTTGTAGAGATCATGAAAATCATTGCTGATGTTAATGTTGATGTTGAATCCGCAGAGATTGATACAGAA GGACTTGTTGCCAAAGACAAATTTCATGTCAGCTACGGAGGCGCAGCATTAAACAGTTCTTTGTCTCAG GTGTTGGTGAACTGTCTGCGATACTACCTTCGAAGGCCAGAAACGGATATTGACAGTTACTAA
- the LOC102623465 gene encoding germin-like protein subfamily 3 member 2: MSLALTVLFFGLFHSYVTLASDPDPVNDFCVLNRSSATTSLPCKNSSLVTVEDFVFSGIKFRGKFSETGLASIPVNVNVFPGLNTLGMSMVRADFDVGGVNVPHFHPRATEIAVVLEGKIYSGFVDTQNRIFAKVIEKGEVMVFPRGLVHFQMNVGDTWATILGSFDSQNPGLQKIPSAVFGSNIKEELLEKAFGLTPKEIAKLRKRFAPHRL, from the coding sequence ATGTCATTAGCATTGACAGTTCTGTTTTTTGGTCTTTTTCACAGCTATGTCACCTTGGCTTCTGACCCTGATCCAGTCAATGACTTTTGCGTACTCAACAGAAGTTCAGCAACTACTAGTCTTCCATGCAAAAACTCATCACTTGTCACAGTGGAAGATTTTGTGTTTTCGGGCATAAAGTTTCGCGGAAAGTTCAGTGAAACCGGGTTAGCATCCATTCCAGTTAATGTGAATGTCTTTCCAGGATTGAACACTCTTGGCATGTCCATGGTACGCGCTGACTTTGATGTTGGCGGTGTTAATGTTCCGCATTTCCATCCAAGAGCTACTGAGATAGCAGTTGTGCTAGAAGGAAAGATCTACTCGGGATTTGTCGACACACAAAACAGGATTTTTGCTAAAGTGATTGAAAAGGGTGAGGTGATGGTGTTTCCAAGAGGCCTTGTACACTTCCAAATGAATGTTGGAGACACCTGGGCGACTATTCTGGGGAGTTTCGACAGCCAAAACCCTGGATTGCAGAAAATCCCATCTGCGGTATTTGGTTCAAATATTAAGGAAGAGCTTTTGGAGAAGGCTTTTGGCTTGACTCCCAAGGAAATTGCTAAGTTAAGGAAGAGGTTTGCTCCCCATCGGTTGTGA